A segment of the Leptolyngbya sp. NIES-3755 genome:
TGACGTAAATCGGCTCTCCAGTTTCGGGATGCGTCCCAAGCTGTTTTGGTCCCTTCAGCAGATCTTCAACCTGTTCGGGATTCAAATCAGCGGGGGGAAGATCCTTCGGCAGATTGATATTGCCGTTTTCAGATTCGATATAGGCTCCAGTGCGACTGATTCGGATTTTTGCCTCCAAATCATCTAGATGAATCGTCCGAGCTTCCTTGGGATCAATGTTGCTGTCTCGCTCTCTGACCTGGGTTTCTAACCCATCATCACCGAGATAAAACTTTTTCAGGTACGGCAGCCAGTCAACTTCACCTGCTGCAATGTCGTCTAAGGTTTGCTCCATCTTGGAGGTGAACCGCAGATCTACAATGTCGGGGAAATGCTTCTCTAACAAGTCCACGACAGCAAACGCGGTAAAGGTTGGAACCAGAGTATTTCCAACGAGTTGAGCATATCCCTTACGCTCGTCGGTGATTGTGCCAATGATGCTGGCATAAGTAGACGGTCGCCCGATCCCTTCACTTTCGAGCGTTTTTACTAGAGATGCTTCGGTGAATCGTGCAGGCGGTTGGGTTTCGTGCCCGATCGCTTCTAAATGATTGCACTTCGGATGATCCCCAGAGCGCATCGGCGGCAGGATGATTTCTTGGTTCTCGATCGCTGCATTCGGATCGTCTGATCCCTCGACATACGCTCGGAAAAATCCTGGAAAATCGATTCGCTTTCCGCTCGATCGAAATCCTGCGTCTTCGACCTGAATTTGCACCGTCACTTGAGTTTGACGCGCTTCTGCCATTTGAGTCGCAACAGTTCGCTTCCAGATCAAGTCATACAGTCTGAGTTCCCGATCCTTCAGTCCAGTTTGTCTCGGTGTGCGGAATGTCCCACCAGAGGGACGAATTGCTTCGTGTGCTTCCTGTGCGCCTTTGCTTTTCGTGGTGTACTGGCGCGGCTGTGGGCTGAGATATTCCGTTCCGTACATTTCTTCAACGCAACTTCGAGCGGCTGAAATCGCTTGTTGCGATAAATGCACCGAGTCCGTCCGCATATAGGTGATGTAACCTTGCTCGTACAGACTTTGAGCCGTCCGCATCGTATCTCGCGCCGATAAGCCTAATTTCCGGTTCGATTCCTGTTGCAAAGTCGAAGTCGTAAACGGTGGCGAAGGTTTACGAGTTACGGGACGTTCTTCGAGATCCGTCACCGTCCAGGTTTTGCCATCTAATCGAGCTTGGAGCGATCGCGCTTCGTCTTCGCTCAAGAGAACGACATTTCGACCTGCGGTAATTCTTCCAGTCGATTCATCGAAATCCGCACCTGTCGCGACTTTTCGACCTGCTAACGTAACCAGTTTCGCTTCAAATTCTTGTTTGGGAGCCGCATCAACCGCCAACAATGCCTTCAAATCCCAGTACGTTCCCTTTCTGAAGGCCCGACGTTCCCGTTCCCGATTTACCAAAAGCCGCACTGCCAC
Coding sequences within it:
- a CDS encoding DNA topoisomerase I (similar to AA sequence:cyanobase_aa:LBDG_31350); this encodes MPTLVIVESPTKARTIRNYLPRNFRVEASMGHVRDLPQSTSDVPDSVKDKRVRELGVDVEAGFEPIYLIPKDKSKIVKTLKDALKEADELVLATDEDREGESISWHLLQLLKPKVPVKRMVFHEITEDAIREAIDNCRDIDVRLVRAQETRRILDRLVGYTLSPLLWKKIAYGLSAGRVQSVAVRLLVNRERERRAFRKGTYWDLKALLAVDAAPKQEFEAKLVTLAGRKVATGADFDESTGRITAGRNVVLLSEDEARSLQARLDGKTWTVTDLEERPVTRKPSPPFTTSTLQQESNRKLGLSARDTMRTAQSLYEQGYITYMRTDSVHLSQQAISAARSCVEEMYGTEYLSPQPRQYTTKSKGAQEAHEAIRPSGGTFRTPRQTGLKDRELRLYDLIWKRTVATQMAEARQTQVTVQIQVEDAGFRSSGKRIDFPGFFRAYVEGSDDPNAAIENQEIILPPMRSGDHPKCNHLEAIGHETQPPARFTEASLVKTLESEGIGRPSTYASIIGTITDERKGYAQLVGNTLVPTFTAFAVVDLLEKHFPDIVDLRFTSKMEQTLDDIAAGEVDWLPYLKKFYLGDDGLETQVRERDSNIDPKEARTIHLDDLEAKIRISRTGAYIESENGNINLPKDLPPADLNPEQVEDLLKGPKQLGTHPETGEPIYVKLGPYGHYIQLGDRTDENPKPKNVSIPPKVKPENVTLDMAVGLLSLPRTLGTHPETGRKIQAAIGRFGPYIVHDLGKGEDGKAAKDYRSLKAGDDVVTITLDRALELFAEPKAARGKRGTATPIREMGAHPSDGEPVNIYNGPYGAYIKHGKVNASLPEGQTVEEITMDVAVQALEAKAGTKKATKSKKTTTTAKKTTAKKTSAKTATKTTTKKTTTKAAAAKKSTGTSKRVKTND